From the Leptospira kirschneri serovar Cynopteri str. 3522 CT genome, one window contains:
- a CDS encoding class I SAM-dependent RNA methyltransferase: MKSDSEGHKSSSKIQIHKDKILLKPRSWVNLGYSIANSEKETFFLKNAIPGETVDTILLKRSGSLFWGVASEIYEVSPERISSDCSVFPRCGGCSYRHVSYEKELEIKKFLLQETFERFLSKKHIQIPEIEILNGDPNGYRNTAQIQLGFAGNKRLAGFYEEFSHSIVDLPEEGCKNLPREMNSAFTEFLKQESKQISKSKTLSFRLEGTKIISYKKESVRFSENIRIPELKEIVWEIPAGGFSQINRYLIAPWLEKIFELVPDNQSRILELYCGSGLIAIALKSKTRSWLGYEISSDCVQQAKKNVLLNGISSCDFKTLNLETDWIDSEGVLNSSFWIMNPPRAGLSKKVLQTLIKTSPNGFLYSSCNHTTLIRDLSLFLNENYELSNITLVDFFPRTKHFEVIVKVEKKS, encoded by the coding sequence ATGAAAAGTGATTCTGAGGGACATAAAAGTAGTTCTAAAATACAAATTCACAAAGATAAAATTTTACTCAAACCTCGTTCTTGGGTGAATTTAGGTTATTCGATCGCAAATTCAGAAAAAGAAACTTTCTTTTTAAAAAATGCAATTCCGGGTGAAACCGTTGATACGATTCTTCTTAAAAGATCCGGTTCTTTATTTTGGGGAGTTGCCTCCGAAATCTATGAGGTTTCACCGGAGAGAATTTCTTCCGATTGTAGCGTATTTCCTCGTTGTGGAGGTTGTTCTTATCGTCACGTTTCTTATGAAAAAGAATTAGAGATCAAGAAATTTCTACTTCAAGAAACGTTCGAACGTTTTTTATCCAAAAAACATATTCAAATTCCTGAAATTGAAATTCTCAACGGTGATCCGAACGGTTATAGAAACACGGCTCAGATCCAATTGGGATTTGCCGGGAACAAAAGGCTCGCGGGTTTTTACGAGGAATTTTCCCATTCTATTGTAGATCTTCCTGAAGAAGGATGTAAAAATTTACCTCGAGAAATGAATTCCGCTTTTACTGAGTTTTTAAAACAGGAATCAAAACAGATTTCAAAATCAAAAACTCTTTCCTTTCGATTAGAAGGAACAAAAATTATTTCTTACAAAAAAGAGTCCGTAAGATTTAGTGAAAATATTAGAATTCCAGAATTAAAAGAAATTGTTTGGGAAATTCCGGCAGGCGGATTCTCCCAAATAAATCGTTATCTAATTGCTCCTTGGTTAGAAAAAATTTTTGAATTAGTCCCAGATAATCAAAGTAGAATATTAGAATTATATTGTGGATCAGGTTTGATTGCAATTGCTCTTAAGTCTAAAACTAGGAGTTGGTTGGGTTACGAAATTTCTTCGGATTGTGTTCAACAAGCAAAGAAAAACGTTTTATTAAACGGTATTTCATCTTGCGATTTTAAAACGTTAAATTTGGAAACAGATTGGATTGATTCCGAAGGAGTTTTGAATTCTTCTTTTTGGATTATGAATCCTCCTAGAGCGGGACTTTCTAAAAAAGTTTTGCAAACTCTAATAAAAACAAGTCCGAATGGTTTTTTATATTCTAGTTGTAATCATACCACTCTTATAAGAGATCTTTCTTTGTTTTTAAATGAAAATTATGAACTTTCGAATATAACGTTGGTCGACTTTTTTCCAAGAACGAAACATTTTGAAGTTATCGTAAAAGTCGAAAAGAAAAGTTAG
- a CDS encoding XAC2610-related protein — MKKIFVNSNILKKKIFILFIFVLGIGINIWIIIQNSINYQITDFSNISNETQKSIVQTSQNQNSEKIIEGCKILPLNEKFKNSTSEYLRGGAICNFTIHRNLPIYKFHLVGGINIYNVFDRIEISKGSENVFVQTLKIERIDSPQEDEEFFVAEDMNFDGYKDIRLILYQGETGNKGYTFWLFDPSKNFFIENQELSELVHPVFDLKTKTIQTHYHISACEYINQTYKIAKNGKLIQIGEEIQEWIAKNKSFRQKIGKLKNETWVYRTRLTEC, encoded by the coding sequence ATGAAAAAAATATTTGTAAATTCTAATATATTAAAGAAGAAAATTTTTATTCTTTTCATTTTTGTATTGGGAATTGGAATAAATATTTGGATTATAATCCAAAACTCTATAAATTATCAAATAACAGATTTTTCTAATATTTCAAATGAAACTCAAAAATCAATCGTTCAAACCAGTCAAAATCAAAACTCTGAAAAAATCATAGAAGGTTGTAAAATTCTCCCTCTCAATGAAAAATTTAAAAATTCTACATCAGAATACCTACGTGGCGGAGCAATATGTAATTTTACAATTCATAGGAATTTACCTATTTATAAATTTCATCTTGTGGGTGGAATCAATATATATAACGTATTTGATCGTATTGAGATTTCAAAAGGAAGTGAAAACGTTTTCGTCCAGACACTGAAGATTGAAAGAATTGATTCTCCACAAGAAGATGAAGAATTTTTTGTAGCAGAAGATATGAATTTCGATGGGTATAAAGATATTAGATTGATACTCTATCAAGGGGAAACTGGAAACAAAGGTTATACCTTTTGGTTATTTGATCCTTCTAAAAATTTTTTTATTGAGAATCAGGAATTAAGTGAATTAGTACATCCTGTCTTCGATTTAAAAACAAAAACGATTCAGACTCATTATCACATCTCTGCTTGTGAATATATAAATCAAACTTATAAAATCGCTAAAAACGGAAAGTTAATTCAGATTGGCGAAGAAATACAAGAATGGATCGCAAAAAATAAGTCGTTTCGACAAAAAATCGGAAAATTAAAAAATGAAACTTGGGTATATCGCACTCGATTAACAGAATGCTAA
- a CDS encoding WbuC family cupin fold metalloprotein codes for MNPDSRPHRQLLTDSLFSEVLQKANTSPRKRANHNFHELSEVYQRFLNVLTRDTYVQAHRHKFPPKPETFLALKGDLGFILFNDDGSIQETHYLSSQGPIYGIDIVPGVFHTLVCLSENAICFEGKSGPYEPTTDKDFAPWAPAETDPNRSEYLDKLRKLF; via the coding sequence GTGAATCCAGACTCCAGACCCCACAGACAACTACTTACGGATTCTCTTTTTTCGGAAGTATTGCAAAAAGCGAATACATCCCCTCGTAAAAGAGCAAACCACAACTTTCACGAACTTTCCGAAGTATATCAAAGATTTTTAAACGTGCTCACACGTGATACTTACGTACAAGCACACAGACATAAATTCCCGCCTAAACCCGAAACCTTTTTGGCGTTAAAAGGAGATCTAGGATTTATCCTTTTTAATGACGATGGCTCGATCCAAGAAACTCATTACCTAAGTTCCCAAGGTCCAATTTATGGAATCGATATTGTTCCTGGAGTATTTCATACTCTCGTTTGTCTTTCCGAAAACGCGATTTGTTTTGAAGGAAAGTCAGGGCCTTATGAACCCACAACAGATAAAGATTTTGCTCCCTGGGCGCCGGCTGAGACTGATCCAAATCGGAGCGAATATCTGGATAAGTTAAGAAAACTTTTTTAA
- a CDS encoding slr1658 superfamily regulator — protein sequence MNYPVQYGHYNLVPDSLPSESEFTLKLRPMDLRVQWRRCSLTADYISNYCSYQEKLDPDTSNTISIIINELIENAAKFSKDRKGEIFLDLKYYSEILKIEVKNLTDETSKNKLEKSISTLGDRNSDETYLNKLKKGEKNDSGIGLLLLSKDFPVRLGFLINEVSSATYEVIVRAYLDLNEVIKTKFKTLNF from the coding sequence ATGAACTACCCCGTCCAATACGGCCATTATAATCTAGTACCGGATTCTCTTCCTTCTGAAAGCGAATTTACATTAAAGTTAAGGCCTATGGATCTTCGGGTTCAATGGAGACGTTGTTCTCTCACTGCAGATTACATCTCAAACTATTGCTCTTATCAGGAGAAACTGGATCCAGATACTTCTAATACAATTTCGATTATAATCAACGAACTGATAGAAAATGCCGCAAAATTTTCCAAAGATAGAAAGGGGGAAATCTTTTTAGATCTAAAATATTATTCCGAAATACTAAAGATAGAAGTTAAAAACTTAACCGACGAAACCTCAAAAAATAAACTGGAAAAATCTATCTCTACTTTGGGAGATCGAAATTCGGACGAGACTTATCTCAACAAACTCAAAAAAGGAGAAAAAAACGATTCAGGGATCGGTCTTTTACTTCTTTCAAAGGACTTTCCTGTTCGATTAGGATTTTTAATCAACGAAGTTTCTTCAGCTACTTACGAAGTGATCGTAAGGGCTTACCTAGATTTGAACGAAGTTATTAAAACAAAATTTAAAACTTTGAATTTTTGA
- a CDS encoding slr1659 superfamily regulator: MEISKEDYSVETEKNRGRIKISGTLRLLNMDEYDPIISAIETMLDNSGRGKAVIDIKNLDFLNSAGIASISRFVAVYDKKNFRNVEIKGNKNRYWQIVFLENVKKLRSEIQTSLE; the protein is encoded by the coding sequence ATGGAAATTTCAAAAGAAGATTATTCTGTGGAAACGGAAAAAAATCGCGGAAGAATTAAAATTTCCGGAACCCTTCGTTTATTGAATATGGATGAATACGATCCGATCATTTCAGCTATTGAAACAATGTTGGATAATTCTGGACGTGGAAAGGCTGTCATCGATATTAAAAATTTAGATTTTTTAAATAGCGCAGGAATTGCCAGTATTTCTAGATTTGTAGCGGTTTATGATAAGAAAAACTTTCGTAACGTAGAAATCAAAGGTAATAAAAATAGATATTGGCAAATCGTGTTTTTGGAGAATGTTAAAAAACTCAGATCGGAAATTCAAACAAGTCTTGAGTGA
- a CDS encoding lysophospholipid acyltransferase family protein: protein MEKEVQTYLRLKQFVAPFLGFAVNINAYGTEHITHEGKLILVSNHRSDMDPFIISYTFPRYISWIAADYTFRIPIFKDLAKLAGGIPMAIDGKISMASIKMVQQVFKREGVLGIFPEGHDYMVKNDFSAPMVPFHEGFAAFSIRNKVDILPSVIVPTEESYSDIPIPSLVRSFMGMPKEVCDIKRRSIYKKVRVLYGPKIDHRPYLEGKLENNLKKLSDEVRVRMENLQKTEVA, encoded by the coding sequence ATGGAAAAGGAAGTTCAAACTTATCTCAGGTTGAAACAATTCGTCGCCCCTTTTTTGGGTTTTGCCGTTAACATAAACGCTTATGGTACGGAACATATTACCCATGAAGGAAAATTAATTCTAGTCAGCAACCATAGATCCGATATGGATCCTTTCATTATTTCCTACACTTTTCCACGTTATATTTCCTGGATCGCGGCCGATTATACTTTCCGAATTCCTATCTTTAAAGACTTAGCTAAATTAGCAGGAGGAATTCCGATGGCAATCGACGGAAAAATTTCCATGGCAAGTATCAAAATGGTACAGCAAGTTTTTAAAAGAGAAGGTGTTTTGGGAATTTTTCCGGAAGGCCACGACTATATGGTAAAAAACGATTTTTCCGCACCTATGGTACCCTTTCACGAAGGTTTTGCCGCATTTTCGATCCGAAATAAAGTAGATATTCTTCCTTCCGTAATCGTTCCAACTGAAGAAAGTTATTCTGATATTCCGATTCCTTCGTTAGTTCGTTCTTTTATGGGAATGCCAAAAGAAGTCTGTGACATCAAACGAAGATCCATTTATAAAAAAGTTCGCGTTCTTTATGGACCTAAAATCGATCACAGACCTTATCTAGAAGGAAAATTGGAAAACAATCTCAAAAAACTTTCCGACGAAGTTCGAGTCAGAATGGAAAATTTACAAAAAACGGAAGTAGCTTAG
- the dapF gene encoding diaminopimelate epimerase, which translates to MASLKFTKMEGIGNDYVYIDSTQTDIRLTPEQIQKISDRNFGIGSDGVIFIRNSKQGDFMMDMYNSDGSSSEMCGNGIRCVAKYIYDHGLTSSKNPKIETGAGILEVDLKVGSGNKVSLVSVDMGKPVLVPSQIPVVWKNEETIIDQPLEIGDKNLKFTAVSMGNPHCVIFVDDSDEFPVRGIGPLIERNFIFPKRVNVEFVTVRGKNHLYQRTWERGAGETLACGTGACAVMVAGSLTGRSGKDVQIDLKGGTLRIQWQESGNILMTGPAREIFSGEIEI; encoded by the coding sequence GTGGCTTCGCTAAAATTCACCAAAATGGAAGGAATCGGTAACGACTACGTTTATATCGATTCTACTCAGACAGATATTCGCCTAACACCGGAACAGATTCAAAAAATATCCGATCGTAATTTCGGAATTGGAAGCGACGGAGTCATTTTTATTCGGAATTCAAAACAAGGCGATTTTATGATGGATATGTACAATTCGGATGGAAGTTCTTCCGAAATGTGCGGAAATGGAATTCGTTGTGTTGCCAAATACATATATGATCACGGTTTAACGAGTTCTAAAAATCCTAAGATCGAAACGGGTGCGGGAATTTTGGAAGTGGATTTAAAAGTTGGATCCGGTAACAAGGTCAGTCTTGTAAGCGTAGATATGGGAAAGCCGGTTCTAGTTCCGTCTCAAATTCCGGTCGTTTGGAAAAATGAAGAAACAATCATTGATCAGCCGTTGGAGATTGGGGATAAAAATTTAAAATTTACCGCGGTTAGTATGGGAAATCCGCACTGTGTGATTTTTGTAGATGATAGCGATGAATTTCCAGTAAGAGGAATTGGACCGTTGATCGAACGTAATTTCATTTTTCCAAAACGAGTGAATGTGGAATTTGTTACCGTTCGCGGAAAAAACCATCTTTATCAAAGAACTTGGGAAAGAGGGGCGGGAGAAACCCTTGCCTGTGGAACAGGGGCTTGTGCCGTGATGGTAGCAGGAAGTTTAACGGGAAGATCCGGAAAGGACGTACAAATTGATTTAAAAGGTGGAACACTTAGAATTCAGTGGCAAGAATCCGGAAACATTTTAATGACCGGTCCAGCCCGCGAGATATTTTCAGGAGAAATAGAAATTTAG
- a CDS encoding class I SAM-dependent methyltransferase, with translation MNRTCYLCSNTQNSVVFVENGIDIVQCSNCNHVFSTYEQEEHYEGYWDDDSSYDLSWWDNAHREIYQDFINKFLTAPSGKILDVGCGLGFFVKRIVDQKPNWEAIGYEISEKAVQFAKDKNGLKNVFSGIVQNSGIQKGSLDIITLWDVIEHIPKPHSLLEYLHSLLKPGGILFLQTPNFPIQLFKAKLKVMLKGMRTDGHYLEAKDHINDYTEKTMTMLAKQTGFQNCKFTILKPIASVSGSQGGNFGSFLKKVYYYVTKIIWLFSFKTMNLNNTLFAILKK, from the coding sequence TTGAATCGAACCTGTTATCTTTGCTCAAATACACAAAACTCCGTCGTTTTCGTGGAAAATGGAATTGACATCGTCCAATGCTCCAATTGCAATCACGTCTTTTCCACATACGAACAAGAAGAACACTACGAAGGTTATTGGGACGACGACTCTTCTTATGATCTAAGCTGGTGGGACAACGCTCACAGAGAAATTTATCAAGACTTTATCAATAAATTTTTAACTGCTCCTTCTGGCAAAATTTTAGACGTAGGTTGCGGACTCGGCTTTTTTGTTAAGCGCATTGTAGATCAAAAACCTAATTGGGAAGCGATCGGTTACGAAATATCCGAAAAAGCGGTTCAATTTGCAAAAGACAAAAACGGATTAAAAAATGTTTTTTCAGGAATCGTTCAAAATTCGGGAATCCAAAAGGGTTCTCTAGATATAATCACTCTTTGGGACGTAATCGAACACATTCCTAAACCTCATAGTCTATTAGAATATTTGCATTCTCTTTTAAAACCGGGTGGAATTCTTTTTTTACAAACACCTAATTTTCCGATCCAACTTTTTAAAGCGAAATTAAAGGTAATGCTCAAAGGTATGAGGACAGATGGTCATTATTTAGAAGCAAAAGATCATATTAACGATTACACCGAAAAAACGATGACGATGCTCGCAAAACAAACCGGATTTCAAAATTGTAAATTTACAATTTTGAAACCGATCGCTTCTGTTTCGGGAAGTCAAGGTGGAAATTTTGGTTCTTTTCTTAAAAAAGTTTACTACTACGTGACTAAAATTATTTGGTTGTTCAGTTTCAAAACGATGAATTTGAATAACACGTTATTCGCCATTTTAAAGAAATAA
- a CDS encoding HAD family hydrolase → MALFLDFDNTFLDSVGIYETTILQLCKNAKEYGFLSVKEFSQFYEIARKETKSELSDSPSNRLRLIYFKKMCLSKWGTLDPKWILKLENDYFKYFQEGIKVRKKKYKKEYKEVFILLKTISKKHKLLFCTNENLRTQLIKMNLLFPKSFLYSILSSEEVGKEKPSKEFFSRANGLVNNETAISMIGDSLKDDVEGALRNGIPAIHLTSVFSQKPELLKEKKIEFEINSFKKEYSYLETNDLRTALKLFL, encoded by the coding sequence ATGGCTCTATTTTTGGATTTTGATAACACGTTTTTGGACTCGGTGGGAATTTATGAGACTACGATTCTACAACTTTGTAAAAACGCAAAAGAATACGGGTTTTTATCTGTTAAAGAATTTTCACAATTTTATGAAATAGCAAGAAAGGAAACCAAGTCCGAGTTATCAGATTCTCCCTCTAATCGACTTCGTCTTATCTATTTTAAAAAAATGTGTTTATCCAAGTGGGGAACCTTAGATCCTAAATGGATTTTAAAATTAGAGAACGATTATTTTAAATATTTCCAAGAAGGAATAAAAGTTCGTAAAAAAAAATACAAAAAAGAATATAAGGAAGTTTTTATACTTTTAAAAACAATTTCAAAAAAACATAAACTTCTTTTTTGTACAAATGAAAATTTAAGAACTCAACTAATTAAGATGAATCTTCTATTTCCAAAATCGTTTTTGTATTCAATTTTAAGTTCGGAAGAAGTGGGAAAGGAAAAGCCATCGAAAGAATTTTTTTCTCGTGCAAACGGATTAGTCAACAATGAAACGGCAATATCGATGATCGGAGATTCTCTCAAAGACGACGTGGAAGGGGCTTTGCGTAATGGAATTCCGGCAATCCATCTTACTTCCGTCTTTTCACAAAAGCCCGAACTTTTAAAAGAAAAGAAAATCGAATTTGAGATCAATTCCTTTAAAAAAGAATATTCTTATTTAGAAACAAACGATCTTAGAACGGCTTTGAAATTATTTCTTTAA
- a CDS encoding NAD(P)-binding protein, whose translation MNYNSKTISRKSFFSILGFCFSALVAGIWFLKFRKKISGKIVGPNMEIGHRIRNSEFNQMANNVNFSNSEKIKVLILGAGISGLSTGYYLHKSGFDEFKILELENDSGGNSKSGKNSIGSFPWGAHYLPQPNEEAVLVRKFLEENKIIIGKDKNGKLIYEEKYLCFDPEERIFYQGRWNEGLFPAGTPGSAAANEEQKFKDFIRIWRSKIGRDGKKVFSIPIDLSSRDPEFLKLDRINFFEYIKEQGFQTKELFWFLDYSVRDDFGGSMNTVSAWIGLHYFCSRPVDENGEDLTLLTWPEGNGFLVEKLRSPIRSKIQTETLVEKVKPSTSKKAKFEVQIYLPFTKEQKHILCDSIVYALPSFTRKYILDETSNITDGLVYSPWLVANLSVDKVPTGKGIPPCWDNVIYQSPSLGYIVSTHQDLRANREESVLTYYQTFGEKDTTSTRKRMMKTSWKDWKESIFFDLKKAHPDIEKRTRNIDVMTYAHAMIRPIPGLIWGGQREKLSLSYPNLHFAHSDLSGISIFEEALIRGHNAANKILGEQKI comes from the coding sequence ATGAATTACAATTCAAAAACCATTTCCAGAAAATCCTTTTTTTCCATTTTGGGTTTTTGTTTTTCGGCGCTTGTAGCCGGAATTTGGTTTTTAAAATTTAGAAAAAAAATTTCGGGAAAAATCGTAGGCCCGAACATGGAAATCGGACATAGAATTCGTAATTCAGAATTCAACCAAATGGCGAATAACGTCAATTTTTCTAATTCTGAAAAAATAAAAGTTCTAATTTTAGGCGCTGGGATTTCAGGACTGAGTACTGGTTATTATCTTCACAAATCCGGGTTTGACGAATTTAAAATTTTAGAATTAGAAAACGATTCCGGTGGAAATTCAAAATCCGGAAAAAATTCAATTGGTTCCTTTCCTTGGGGAGCACACTATTTACCACAACCAAACGAAGAAGCTGTACTCGTTCGAAAGTTTCTGGAAGAAAATAAAATCATCATCGGTAAAGATAAAAACGGAAAACTAATCTACGAAGAAAAGTATCTTTGTTTTGATCCCGAAGAAAGAATTTTTTACCAAGGAAGATGGAACGAAGGTTTATTTCCCGCCGGAACTCCAGGCTCAGCGGCTGCAAACGAAGAACAAAAATTTAAAGACTTCATTCGAATTTGGAGATCTAAAATCGGAAGAGATGGTAAAAAAGTATTTTCGATTCCGATCGATCTTTCTTCCAGAGATCCTGAATTTTTGAAATTAGATAGAATTAATTTTTTTGAATATATTAAGGAGCAAGGTTTTCAAACCAAAGAACTTTTTTGGTTTTTGGATTATTCGGTTCGAGACGATTTCGGCGGTTCTATGAATACGGTTTCCGCATGGATTGGTTTACATTATTTTTGTTCTCGTCCCGTGGATGAAAACGGAGAAGACCTGACACTTCTTACTTGGCCGGAAGGAAACGGATTTTTAGTGGAAAAACTTAGATCACCAATTCGATCTAAAATTCAAACAGAAACACTTGTAGAAAAAGTAAAACCTTCCACTTCTAAAAAAGCTAAGTTTGAAGTTCAAATTTATCTGCCCTTTACCAAAGAACAAAAACATATTCTCTGTGATTCCATCGTTTACGCTCTTCCTTCTTTTACTCGAAAATACATTCTGGATGAAACTTCAAACATAACGGATGGATTGGTTTATTCTCCTTGGCTCGTAGCCAATCTAAGTGTAGACAAGGTTCCAACTGGAAAAGGAATTCCTCCTTGCTGGGACAACGTGATTTATCAAAGTCCGTCTTTAGGTTATATCGTATCCACACATCAAGATTTACGCGCTAACAGAGAAGAATCGGTTCTAACGTATTACCAAACCTTTGGCGAAAAAGACACCACTTCCACACGCAAAAGAATGATGAAAACTTCTTGGAAAGATTGGAAAGAATCTATTTTTTTCGATTTGAAAAAAGCTCATCCCGATATAGAAAAAAGAACACGAAATATAGACGTTATGACCTACGCACACGCTATGATTCGCCCGATTCCGGGACTGATCTGGGGTGGCCAAAGGGAAAAACTTTCCCTATCTTATCCAAATCTTCATTTTGCACATTCGGACCTAAGCGGAATTTCCATTTTTGAAGAAGCACTTATAAGAGGGCATAACGCGGCTAACAAAATCCTAGGAGAACAAAAGATATGA
- a CDS encoding VOC family protein, with protein MIIVEGIDYFLIPAENPEASAKFYSDIFDFESLDEKSGEYVVMGLDSINIKLQKISGFKNSLGENKIPVLSFVLDVDDFTEAIAELEENKISIVRGPETNQRGEFLHFLDPSGNVLEISYKD; from the coding sequence ATGATTATCGTTGAAGGAATCGACTATTTCTTAATACCTGCGGAGAATCCGGAAGCCTCTGCGAAGTTTTATTCTGATATATTCGATTTTGAATCGTTAGATGAAAAATCAGGAGAATATGTTGTAATGGGACTTGATTCTATCAATATTAAACTCCAAAAAATTTCAGGGTTTAAAAATTCTTTAGGAGAAAATAAAATTCCTGTCCTTAGTTTTGTTCTCGATGTAGATGATTTTACAGAAGCGATTGCAGAATTAGAAGAAAATAAAATCTCCATCGTTCGCGGTCCCGAAACCAACCAAAGAGGAGAATTTTTACACTTTTTAGATCCTTCCGGAAACGTTTTAGAAATCAGCTA